Proteins from a single region of Thunnus albacares chromosome 16, fThuAlb1.1, whole genome shotgun sequence:
- the si:ch211-22i13.2 gene encoding protein FAM133: MSTKAECRVSSSSSRTDERRRSSSRGREKKKRKRSRSRSSSSSSSTSSSSSSSSSSSSSSSSSGSSHSSSRSRSSSSSRDRSKSRKQSKKRKKEKQPKKKGKKEKRHKRKKDKKSKGGEENSGPVQISKYLKERKKGKYSMISGKKIKMKVKKSKKDKQRDKNRAELLEFLNSTL, from the exons ATG TCAACAAAAGCGGAGTGCAGAGTATCCAGTTCCAGCTCCAGAacagatgaaaggaggagatcAAGCAGCAGAG GACGAGAAAAAAAGAAGCGGAAACGCAGCCGTAGCAGATCTTCCTCGTCATCCTCTTCCACTTCATCGTCGTCATCTTCGTCATCTTCATCCTCGtcgtcctcttcctcatcaGGCTCGTCACACTCATCCAGCCGCAGTCGGAGTAGCTCCAGCAGTCGCG acCGCAGTAAATCCAGAAAGCAATctaagaagaggaaaaaggagaaacaacccaaaaaa aaagggaagaaagagaagaggcaTAAACGTAAAAAGGACAAGAAATccaaaggaggagaagaaaactCAGGACCTGTACAGATCTCCAAG tacttgaaggagaggaagaaaggcaAGTACAGTATGATCTCAGGAAAGAAGATAAAGATGAAAGTAAAGAAGTCAAAGAAAGATAAACAG CGGGACAAAAATCGAGCAGAACTTCTCGAGTTCTTGAACTCTACTCTGTGA